The Malus domestica chromosome 13, GDT2T_hap1 genome includes a window with the following:
- the LOC103452095 gene encoding glyceraldehyde-3-phosphate dehydrogenase 2, cytosolic isoform X1, giving the protein MATSGKKIKIGINGFGRIGRLVARVALQRDDVELVAVNDPFITTDYMTYMFKYDTVHGPWKHHELKVKDSKTLLFGEKPVTVFGIRNPEEIPWGECGADFVVESTGVFTDKEKAAAHIKGGAKKVIISAPSKDAPMFVVGVNEKEYKPDIHILSNASCTTNCLAPLAKVINDRFGIVEGLMTTVHSITATQKTVDGPSQKDWRGGRAASFNIIPSSTGAAKAVGKVLPALNGKLTGMAFRVPTVDVSVVDLTVRLAKPASYDQIKAAIKEESEGKLKGILGYTEDDVVSTDFIGDSRSSIFDAKAGIALNDTFVKLVSWYDNEWGYSTRVVDLIVHVASTL; this is encoded by the exons ATGG CAACATCTGGCAAGAAGATCAAGATCGGAATCAACG GATTCGGAAGAATCGGACGATTGGTTGCTAGGGTCGCTCTTCAGAGGGATGATGTTGAACTTGTTGCTGTCAACGATCCCTTCATCACCACGGACTACATG ACCTACATGTTCAAGTACGACACAGTCCATGGTCCATGGAAGCACCATGAGCTCAAGGTCAAGGACTCCAAGACCCTTCTCTTCGGTGAGAAGCCCGTCACCGTTTTCGGGATCAG GAACCCAGAGGAGATCCCATGGGGCGAGTGCGGTGCTGACTTCGTTGTTGAGTCTACCGGTGTTTTCACTGACAAGGAGAAAGCCGCTGCCCACATCAAG GGAGGTGCAAAGAAGGTTATCATCTCTGCCCCCAGCAAGGATGCTCCCATGTTCGTTGTTGGTGTGAACGAGAAGGAATACAAGCCAGACATCCACATTCTTTCCAATGCTAGTTGCACCACCAACTGCCTTGCTCCCCTTGCCAAG GTTATCAATGACAGGTTCGGAATTGTTGAGGGTCTCATGACCACAGTGCATTCCATCACTG CCACCCAGAAGACTGTTGATGGTCCATCACAGAAGGACTGGAGAGGTGGACGTGCTGCttccttcaacatcattcctagCAGCACTGGAGCTGCCAAG GCCGTCGGAAAGGTGCTCCCAGCACTTAACGGAAAGTTGACCGGAATGGCTTTCCGTGTGCCCACTGTTGATGTTTCAGTTGTTGACCTTACTGTCAGGCTTGCGAAGCCTGCAAGCTATGACCAGATCAAGGCTGCTATCAA AGAGGAGTCTGAGGGCAAGCTGAAGGGTATCTTGGGATACACCGAAGATGATGTTGTGTCCACTGACTTCATTGGTGACAGCAG GTCAAGCATCTTTGACGCCAAGGCTGGAATTGCATTGAACGATACCTTTGTCAAGCTCGTCTCATGGTATGACAATGAGTGGGGTTACAGTACCCGTGTGGTTGACTTGATCGTGCACGTAGCATCCACCCTCTAA
- the LOC103452095 gene encoding glyceraldehyde-3-phosphate dehydrogenase 2, cytosolic isoform X3, which yields MATSGKKIKIGINGFGRIGRLVARVALQRDDVELVAVNDPFITTDYMTYMFKYDTVHGPWKHHELKVKDSKTLLFGEKPVTVFGIRNPEEIPWGECGADFVVESTGVFTDKEKAAAHIKGGAKKVIISAPSKDAPMFVVGVNEKEYKPDIHILSNASCTTNCLAPLAKVINDRFGIVEGLMTTVHSITATQKTVDGPSQKDWRGGRAASFNIIPSSTGAAKAVGKVLPALNGKLTGMAFRVPTVDVSVVDLTVRLAKPASYDQIKAAIKEESEGKLKGILGYTEDDVVSTDFIGDSRSSIFDAKAGIALNDTFVKLVSWYDNEWGYSTRVVDLIVHVASTL from the exons CAACATCTGGCAAGAAGATCAAGATCGGAATCAACG GATTCGGAAGAATCGGACGATTGGTTGCTAGGGTCGCTCTTCAGAGGGATGATGTTGAACTTGTTGCTGTCAACGATCCCTTCATCACCACGGACTACATG ACCTACATGTTCAAGTACGACACAGTCCATGGTCCATGGAAGCACCATGAGCTCAAGGTCAAGGACTCCAAGACCCTTCTCTTCGGTGAGAAGCCCGTCACCGTTTTCGGGATCAG GAACCCAGAGGAGATCCCATGGGGCGAGTGCGGTGCTGACTTCGTTGTTGAGTCTACCGGTGTTTTCACTGACAAGGAGAAAGCCGCTGCCCACATCAAG GGAGGTGCAAAGAAGGTTATCATCTCTGCCCCCAGCAAGGATGCTCCCATGTTCGTTGTTGGTGTGAACGAGAAGGAATACAAGCCAGACATCCACATTCTTTCCAATGCTAGTTGCACCACCAACTGCCTTGCTCCCCTTGCCAAG GTTATCAATGACAGGTTCGGAATTGTTGAGGGTCTCATGACCACAGTGCATTCCATCACTG CCACCCAGAAGACTGTTGATGGTCCATCACAGAAGGACTGGAGAGGTGGACGTGCTGCttccttcaacatcattcctagCAGCACTGGAGCTGCCAAG GCCGTCGGAAAGGTGCTCCCAGCACTTAACGGAAAGTTGACCGGAATGGCTTTCCGTGTGCCCACTGTTGATGTTTCAGTTGTTGACCTTACTGTCAGGCTTGCGAAGCCTGCAAGCTATGACCAGATCAAGGCTGCTATCAA AGAGGAGTCTGAGGGCAAGCTGAAGGGTATCTTGGGATACACCGAAGATGATGTTGTGTCCACTGACTTCATTGGTGACAGCAG GTCAAGCATCTTTGACGCCAAGGCTGGAATTGCATTGAACGATACCTTTGTCAAGCTCGTCTCATGGTATGACAATGAGTGGGGTTACAGTACCCGTGTGGTTGACTTGATCGTGCACGTAGCATCCACCCTCTAA